ATTCCTGCATCAATAAAGCATGGAGATTATCAAAGGGCCAAATTGGCAACATTCCTATGAGGCTCCTTAAAGGATATGCAACCCGAACCAAATTACCCAAAAAACTTGTATAACAGACATTCAGCTTACAATAAGCTTTCCTGAAATTGAATTTTTCGATCAAAAAGCCCTGAATATTTGTATCATGAGATAAACTTCGGGCACCGTTTGTTATATACCTTATTTTGCGTTTGCCCAGATAATGCTCTATAAGTGTATAAAATAGTGCGTAACTGGAATAGTCCTTTAAACCGGAAGGATGAAATTTCATAACGCTCGTATTAATAACATCCTTGATGTGCCTGATCTCAGCATATGCAACAAGAGCAGTTCCCTGATATACCCCCCAAAACTCATATTGATCCGGATTCAACCCTTCGATCCGCCATAAAAATTCATCCCTGGCTAATTTACGGGATGTATCATATCTTGTAAAAGCTCCTTCATAAACAGGATAACCCTGAATCTTCAATTCTTCCCTTCCAATTCTCCGGACAACATTTCTTTTCAGACCCCTTCTTATTTTGCTTCGGGTATTCCGGCTGAATTCTCCAAAACCATTATAACTTTCCTTAATGATATACCAGAAGGATGAAACTTCTTTTTTGTTCCAGCATGATGGCCACCTTATCAACCAGGCATTGGTAAGATGAAACAGTTCATGACATTCTTCCTTTTTCAGAAAAATAGGACGGTCGGGTGGTTCTGCTGGTATAAGGGTGCTTCGATATAACTCCCAATGAACGTTATTCAATCTGACCCTGCTGAGTTTATTTTTAGGAGACATTTACTTTAATACCTGGTTATATATCCTGAGCATGGTGTTGATACTGGTATAGAAACTGTAATGTTTCTCCACATGATCACGGGCATTCTTTCCGAGTTCTTCTCTCAATGGAGCATTATGGATAAGCATGTGAATGGCTTCAGCAGACTTGAATACGTCATTTACCGGTACCACTATTCCGGTATAATTGTCTTGAACAATCTCTGTAAACCCCGATACATTGCTAACTACAACAGGCTTCTGACATGCCCCGGCCTCAAGCACCGACACACCGAAGCTTTCTCTCCCAACAGAGAGCGCAACAAACACATCCATTCTGTTAATATATTGCGGTATTCTGGCAGGTTCCACATTCCCAATAAACTCTACCTTCTGCTTTAAACCAAGCCTATTTACCAGATTTTCCAGAGATTTTCTTTCTCTTCCTTCCCCAACAATCAAAAGCCTTAAATCCAAACCGGGATTCCAATCCACGATTTTCCAAAAAGCTTTGATAAGCAAATCAATTCCGTAAATTTTCTTCAAATGTTTTACCGTTCCGATCACAAATGTGTTGTTATCATTTTTTACCGGAATTGAGTAAAAAACATCGGTATCAATTCCAAAAGGTATAATTTCCACGGATTTATGGGTAAACTGATTTATCTGAGCAGCCATATTATTACTGGTCGAGAGGATGACATCAGCCTGCTTTAATGAGTATTTTACCAGTGCCCGATTAATCCACGAACCATATGGAAATTTGTATACATCTGATCCCCACGCAGAAATTACATAAGGATGGAAACCGGTAAGCGCTCCCAGAACACCATAACTGCTAACATAATGGGAATGGAGGATATCGGGCTGGAAAGACCGAATGACACGCTTAACAGCAGGCAACATTCTTAGATAAATAATTTTCATAAGCCGGGGATTTTTCTGCATAACAAACCGGTTGCTTAATCCCAGGCTTTTTACCTTTACATTGGAATAACCGCCGGATAAATCCCCGGAAATTGGATTCAGACTTAATAAATATACCTGAATCCCTTTATTCGCTAAGGCTCTTACCCATTTGACGGTATGAGCGCTTTCCGGATTTCCCAAAAATAGCACTTTCATTGACGAACAATTTCTCTGGCCTTTCGCCCCCAGTCAAAAGTTAATGCCCTCTTTCGCTCAATACATTTTTGCCGGAAATCCTCCAACTCGTCATTTTCAATGATATACTGAAGTTTTTCAGCCAGATTCTTTTCCTCCGGCTTAAACAGCAGTTCAGGATAACACAACATCTCAGGAATACCTCCTACATATGATCCAATTACAGGGATCTCAAGAAACAGAGCTTCCAGAATCACATTGGGAAAAGAATCTGAAAGGGAAGGTAGAATCAATAAATCATACCCGGATAAAACCCTCATAGGCTCATCAAACCGACCCAGAAATTTAATTCCGGAAGAATCCTTATACATTCGTTCATATTCGGGTTTTAACTTTCCATCTCCGATGACATCCAACTGTAACGGATAACCTTTATCCAGCAAATACCGGGCAGCCTCTAAAAGAAGATGCAGCCCTTTTATTCGGTTGTTGATGGTTCCTACAAAAACAAAATAATAAACATCTCTCCGGTGAAGGGGCATTTGTCTGATATAACCGGAATAGTGCAGAATCCAACTGGTATTGACATTGTTGTACAATACATAAGTCTTTTTTTCCAGAGCTTTCCAGATAGCAGGATGTCTGTCCATTAAAGCGTTTTTGGCACAAGTGCTTTGTACAACAATTTTTTGGGATTTTTTTAAGGTGAATTTTTCTATTAATTTAAACAGTAATAATTTAAATCCCATCAAGTGACGGACGGCTCCCGTTTTAATTTGGCTGCGAAAATGAATGTTTTGCATGTAATCCTCCCTGATAAACAGATGGATACTTTTTAGTCCCGCCCAAATACACTGAATGGCATAAGGTACGGAAAATAAGACTACACCGTCTGCATTAAGTTGCTTTACAATGCGAAAAGATCTACGGTTCAAAAGAAAATTGAGCAGGCCATTGGGCAAAATCCTGGCCCGGTAGGTTTTGATTGGGATGTGATGAAGATGGAGATGATTTTGTATATCAACATTTTCAGGTGCCAAAAGATATACCTCATCGCCCGCCTTAAGAAAGTATTCCAGCATTTCCCGGTATCGTCTGGTTCCGCCTGTAGAAGGAGTATGAATATAGTCGCCGGCCGTATAGAAAACAAATGTTCTTTTTTCAGGCTTATCAAAGGTTCCCATAGCTTCTATCTCACGTTATCCATAACCAAATTTTCTAAATGCACCTCTTTTTAAAGAAAAATAATTCCAATTACTCATTCTTAGCAGAATATAAAGAAAATGATATTTTAAAAGCCAGTAAAAAACAATCCCCTTGTGCTTCAAAGACAATTTATCCATGGAGAAAAATTCCAATCCCTTATTCAAAAGTTCTCTTCTCAAAACAGTTTGAAGAAAAGCTATCCTGTGATCCTCCAATTCTTCTTTCCACCTGGTTATTCCAGAAGAATTGTGATTTTCCGGCACATTCTGATGCAAATGTTTTTGTCGCACGGGAATGCGGGAAAAATAGCTTTTGCTCGTATTCTTTCCGGCAGACTTTATTTGAAAAAAATCCAGAATTTTTTTTAATTCTTGATCAGGATATTTTATCAGGTCTTCATAATTGATTGTATAAAAAAAAGCATCATTGCCCTTACGACGAATAATTTCCTGCATTCGTTTATAAGTCAAGGCAAATCGTACAATTCCCGCATTCATAAATTTTTCTGAAATGCTATTGATGCTCTTTTTCTGGGAATTGTGTATAGCCCTCGGGTCACGATCAATAAACAAAAACAGGGCATCGGGAAATTCCTTTCTTACCTTTTCGATGAGCAAACAATAATTTCCCTGTTTATGAATCACCATTTCAGGCATATTTCCTGCAAAATACACATAATGAATGACATTGAGTATATCTCCATATCGCAACGGGAAAGGATAACTCCCCAAGATGGCCTCTTTCAAGCGGGATTTATCGATATCCCATGCCTGAAATTTTTTGTCTCTGTATATTTCCTCAAGATAATCCTCCAGAGCTTTGCTGTCTTTAATTTTTACCGGTTTCCCCTTTTTTATACCATCGGGAAGATTTTCTTCCAGGGTGACTCCTATTGATTTATACTGGTCCAGTTCGCTGGCCAGCAAAGTTGAACCGGAGCGGGCCAGATATGTTAAAAAACAAAGCCGCTGATTCATCAATTACGTGATATGGGAATGGTACAG
This window of the Bacteroidales bacterium genome carries:
- a CDS encoding glycosyltransferase, whose product is MKVLFLGNPESAHTVKWVRALANKGIQVYLLSLNPISGDLSGGYSNVKVKSLGLSNRFVMQKNPRLMKIIYLRMLPAVKRVIRSFQPDILHSHYVSSYGVLGALTGFHPYVISAWGSDVYKFPYGSWINRALVKYSLKQADVILSTSNNMAAQINQFTHKSVEIIPFGIDTDVFYSIPVKNDNNTFVIGTVKHLKKIYGIDLLIKAFWKIVDWNPGLDLRLLIVGEGRERKSLENLVNRLGLKQKVEFIGNVEPARIPQYINRMDVFVALSVGRESFGVSVLEAGACQKPVVVSNVSGFTEIVQDNYTGIVVPVNDVFKSAEAIHMLIHNAPLREELGKNARDHVEKHYSFYTSINTMLRIYNQVLK
- a CDS encoding glycosyltransferase family 4 protein, yielding MGTFDKPEKRTFVFYTAGDYIHTPSTGGTRRYREMLEYFLKAGDEVYLLAPENVDIQNHLHLHHIPIKTYRARILPNGLLNFLLNRRSFRIVKQLNADGVVLFSVPYAIQCIWAGLKSIHLFIREDYMQNIHFRSQIKTGAVRHLMGFKLLLFKLIEKFTLKKSQKIVVQSTCAKNALMDRHPAIWKALEKKTYVLYNNVNTSWILHYSGYIRQMPLHRRDVYYFVFVGTINNRIKGLHLLLEAARYLLDKGYPLQLDVIGDGKLKPEYERMYKDSSGIKFLGRFDEPMRVLSGYDLLILPSLSDSFPNVILEALFLEIPVIGSYVGGIPEMLCYPELLFKPEEKNLAEKLQYIIENDELEDFRQKCIERKRALTFDWGRKAREIVRQ
- a CDS encoding sulfotransferase, translated to MNQRLCFLTYLARSGSTLLASELDQYKSIGVTLEENLPDGIKKGKPVKIKDSKALEDYLEEIYRDKKFQAWDIDKSRLKEAILGSYPFPLRYGDILNVIHYVYFAGNMPEMVIHKQGNYCLLIEKVRKEFPDALFLFIDRDPRAIHNSQKKSINSISEKFMNAGIVRFALTYKRMQEIIRRKGNDAFFYTINYEDLIKYPDQELKKILDFFQIKSAGKNTSKSYFSRIPVRQKHLHQNVPENHNSSGITRWKEELEDHRIAFLQTVLRRELLNKGLEFFSMDKLSLKHKGIVFYWLLKYHFLYILLRMSNWNYFSLKRGAFRKFGYG